From the Streptococcus hyointestinalis genome, the window CCTCCTCTATGCTCTCTTGATGGCAGCCATCTTTACTCTTTTATTACAATTTTACCTTGGGCGTGTCCGAGCCAGTCACATCCAGCAGTTGGCGCAAGAAGAAGCCAGCAAGGCTTATCTAATTGCGACCATAGTCAAGGACCAAAAAGACGCCAATCTTACCGTTGAAGGGGCGCAGGTCACAGTAGAGTCTAAAGACGAACGCTTGGATGTCACAGTCACTCTCTCCTCAAAAGGAAGGTATCACTACACTTTTCATAAGACACCAAAAACAGAAGTATCGTCCTCATCTCAATCCTCAACTAATGTTTCATATGCCTCAACCCAAGAAGAAACGATACCCTCTACATCCGTGACTGAGCTAAAGACAGACCAAAACACGCCCGATTCACAGAAAAGCTAGGCTTAGCCTAGCTTTTCTTTCTGTTTATTTTTTGGTATGATAAGACACGGAGGAAGACATGAATTTTGAAACCATTGAAAAGGCTTACGCCTTATTACTTGAGAATGTACAGCTCATTCAAAATCAGCTAAAAACAACCTTTTACGATGCGCTGATTGAGCAAAATGCGCTCTATGTGACAAAGGAAGCGCAGGATTCTCGCATTGTCGACAATAACCAAGCGCTTGAAAAGCTCAATCTTTCTGCTGAAGAGTGGCGTCGTGCTTTTCAGTTTTTACTGATAAAAGCCTCACAGACAGAGCTGCTGCAGGTCAATCATCAATTGACCCCAGATAGCATTGGCTTTATTCTTTTATATTTGCTAGAGGAATTGACAGCAGATAAGAGTCTTGATGTGCTGGAGATTGGCAGTGGTACGGGAAATCTCGCCTACACGCTTTTAAATAACAGCCAAAAAGAACTGCACTACATGGGGATTGAAGTGGATGATTTGCTGATTGACTTGTCTGCCAGCATGGCTGACGTCATGCAGTTAGATGCGCAGTTTATCCAAGAAGATGCTGTGCGCCCGCAATTGATGAAGCCAAGCGATGTGATTATCAGTGATTTGCCAATTGGCTATTATCCAAACGACGCTATTGCAAAACGCTACCAAGTGGCTAGCACGAGCGAGCACACTTATGCCCACCATCTGCTCATGGAGCAGTCGCTCAAATACCTAAAGAATGATGGTCTGGCTATTTTCCTAGCGCCAAACAATCTACTGACTAGCCCGCAGAGCGATTTGTTAAAGGATTGGCTCCATCAAGCAGCTAGTGTTCTAGCGGTTATTGCCCTACCAGAAAATCTCTTTGGGCATGAAAAAAATGCCAAGTCTATCTTTGTCCTTAAAAAGCAAACAGACACACCGCAAGAGACCTTTGTCTATCAGCTTGGGGACTTGCAGCAACAAGAAAGTATGCTTGCTTTTATCGAAAATTTCCAAAAATGGAAAACTGATAATGGTCAATCCTAAAATTTTATGATAGAATAGAGATGTGTTGAAAACGCTTAAATAAAA encodes:
- the comGG gene encoding competence type IV pilus minor pilin ComGG, which encodes MILKRKVKAGVLLYALLMAAIFTLLLQFYLGRVRASHIQQLAQEEASKAYLIATIVKDQKDANLTVEGAQVTVESKDERLDVTVTLSSKGRYHYTFHKTPKTEVSSSSQSSTNVSYASTQEETIPSTSVTELKTDQNTPDSQKS
- a CDS encoding class I SAM-dependent methyltransferase, which encodes MNFETIEKAYALLLENVQLIQNQLKTTFYDALIEQNALYVTKEAQDSRIVDNNQALEKLNLSAEEWRRAFQFLLIKASQTELLQVNHQLTPDSIGFILLYLLEELTADKSLDVLEIGSGTGNLAYTLLNNSQKELHYMGIEVDDLLIDLSASMADVMQLDAQFIQEDAVRPQLMKPSDVIISDLPIGYYPNDAIAKRYQVASTSEHTYAHHLLMEQSLKYLKNDGLAIFLAPNNLLTSPQSDLLKDWLHQAASVLAVIALPENLFGHEKNAKSIFVLKKQTDTPQETFVYQLGDLQQQESMLAFIENFQKWKTDNGQS